In Kitasatospora sp. NBC_00240, the following are encoded in one genomic region:
- a CDS encoding peptidyl-tRNA hydrolase, translated as MTTPFDAPSPDDAPAGRDANPQYVLPLVVRMERTGPPGRTDALETSARAVLTLLDDPRATDPDGEWAALVTAWTDARIRKVVRRARGGEWRKAGELPGITVTGVEAEVRVFPPVPLDGWPKELAKLQVSGTDLEETTPPAAPEPGLPVLWLNPELEMSAGKTMAQTGHAAQLAWWRLDEARRKEWAGAGFALAVRTATPEAWAELTASGLPIVHDAGFTEIAPGPTVAVEGGERYCPLPRLRRP; from the coding sequence GTGACCACACCGTTCGACGCCCCCAGCCCCGACGACGCACCCGCCGGGCGCGACGCCAACCCCCAGTACGTGCTGCCGCTCGTCGTCCGGATGGAGCGGACCGGACCGCCCGGCCGCACCGACGCGCTGGAGACCTCGGCCCGCGCCGTGCTGACGCTGCTGGACGACCCCCGGGCGACCGACCCGGACGGCGAGTGGGCCGCTCTGGTCACCGCCTGGACCGACGCCCGGATCCGCAAGGTGGTCCGCCGGGCCCGGGGCGGTGAGTGGCGCAAGGCCGGCGAGCTGCCGGGCATCACCGTGACCGGCGTCGAGGCCGAGGTCCGGGTCTTCCCGCCGGTCCCGCTGGACGGCTGGCCCAAGGAACTGGCCAAGCTCCAGGTCTCCGGCACCGACCTGGAGGAGACCACGCCGCCGGCCGCCCCCGAGCCCGGCCTGCCCGTGCTCTGGCTCAACCCGGAGCTGGAGATGAGCGCCGGCAAGACCATGGCCCAGACCGGCCACGCCGCCCAGCTCGCCTGGTGGCGCCTGGACGAGGCCCGACGCAAGGAATGGGCCGGGGCGGGCTTCGCCCTCGCCGTCCGGACGGCGACGCCCGAGGCCTGGGCCGAGCTGACGGCCAGTGGGCTGCCGATCGTGCATGACGCGGGGTTCACCGAGATCGCCCCCGGGCCGACTGTTGCGGTGGAAGGCGGCGAGCGCTACTGCCCGCTCCCGCGCCTACGACGCCCGTAG
- a CDS encoding YbjQ family protein yields the protein MSNLDEFGGGQGQNAQVMVVTTNDVPGFRVDHVIGEVFGLTVRSRHVGSQIGASLKSLVGGELKGLTKTLVQSRNEAMERLVAQTQARGGNAVLMMRFDVSEAADVGTEVCAYGTAAVISPLT from the coding sequence ATGAGCAACCTTGACGAGTTCGGCGGCGGGCAGGGACAGAACGCCCAGGTGATGGTGGTGACCACGAACGATGTGCCGGGTTTCCGGGTCGACCATGTGATCGGCGAGGTCTTCGGGCTGACGGTCCGCAGCCGGCACGTCGGCAGCCAGATCGGCGCCTCGCTGAAGTCCCTGGTGGGCGGTGAGCTGAAGGGACTGACCAAGACCCTGGTGCAGAGCCGCAACGAGGCGATGGAGCGGCTGGTCGCGCAGACCCAGGCGCGCGGCGGCAACGCGGTGCTGATGATGCGCTTCGACGTCTCGGAGGCCGCCGACGTGGGCACCGAGGTCTGCGCGTACGGCACGGCAGCGGTGATCTCGCCGCTGACCTGA
- a CDS encoding NAD(P)-binding domain-containing protein — translation MGVTVYGATKAGVAGTGTRDVDVVVIGAGQAGLSAAYHLRRRGFAPVTARPGELPADATDDAVQGAADGGGFVVLDADEAPGGAWAHRSPSLRMATVHGFHDLPDFELPPPDPAAPAREVVPGYFTAYEARHALPVVRPVRVAAVRTLPDSRLLVETDAGRWTARALINATGTWTRPFLPHYPGRFAGRQLHYADYRGAAEFAGGRVLVVGGGASAIQVLSEVAAVAETVWVTRTPPVHRDGPFSPEAGRAAVAMVEERVRQGLPVRSVVSVTGLGPSVAYRRARELGALERRPMFDRLTEHGVAWGEEELAVDAIVWATGFRPELGHLAPLGLRGPGGGIRMDGTRAAADPRIHLVGYGPSASTVGANRAGRAAVNGIVRLLGDPARRPAAVPAQRS, via the coding sequence ATGGGCGTGACTGTTTACGGGGCAACTAAAGCGGGCGTCGCGGGCACCGGTACGCGTGACGTCGACGTCGTCGTGATCGGCGCCGGCCAGGCGGGCCTGTCCGCCGCCTACCACCTGCGCCGGCGCGGCTTCGCGCCGGTCACGGCCCGCCCCGGCGAGCTCCCCGCCGACGCCACGGACGACGCCGTGCAGGGCGCCGCGGACGGCGGCGGCTTCGTGGTGCTGGACGCCGACGAGGCACCGGGCGGCGCCTGGGCGCACCGCTCCCCCTCGCTGCGGATGGCCACCGTGCACGGCTTCCACGACCTCCCCGACTTCGAGCTGCCCCCGCCCGACCCGGCCGCCCCGGCGCGCGAGGTGGTGCCGGGTTACTTCACGGCGTACGAGGCTCGGCACGCGCTGCCGGTTGTGCGCCCGGTGAGAGTCGCCGCCGTCCGCACGCTGCCCGACTCCCGACTGCTGGTGGAGACCGACGCCGGCCGCTGGACCGCCCGGGCGCTGATCAACGCGACCGGCACCTGGACCAGGCCCTTCCTGCCCCACTACCCCGGCCGGTTCGCCGGGCGGCAGCTGCACTACGCCGACTACCGGGGGGCCGCGGAGTTCGCCGGGGGCAGGGTGCTGGTGGTGGGCGGCGGCGCGTCCGCGATCCAGGTGCTCTCGGAGGTCGCGGCGGTCGCCGAGACGGTCTGGGTGACCCGCACCCCGCCGGTCCACCGCGACGGCCCGTTCAGCCCGGAGGCCGGGCGGGCGGCGGTGGCGATGGTGGAGGAGCGGGTCCGGCAGGGGCTGCCGGTGCGCAGCGTGGTCAGCGTGACCGGGCTCGGCCCGTCCGTCGCGTACCGCCGGGCCCGGGAGCTGGGCGCGCTGGAGCGCCGGCCGATGTTCGACCGGCTGACCGAGCACGGCGTCGCCTGGGGCGAGGAGGAGCTGGCGGTGGACGCGATCGTCTGGGCCACCGGGTTCCGGCCCGAGCTCGGGCACCTGGCGCCGCTGGGGCTGCGCGGCCCGGGCGGCGGCATCCGGATGGACGGCACCCGGGCCGCCGCCGACCCCCGGATCCACCTGGTCGGCTACGGGCCCTCGGCCAGCACCGTCGGCGCCAACCGGGCCGGGCGGGCGGCCGTCAACGGGATCGTCCGGCTGCTCGGCGACCCGGCCCGGCGCCCGGCCGCCGTGCCGGCTCAGCGGTCGTAG
- the paaE gene encoding 1,2-phenylacetyl-CoA epoxidase subunit PaaE has product MTVRRPVFHPLRIALVERLCEDAVAVTFDVPEALAEEFAFRPGQTLTLRLVLNGVDERRSYSICAPAGGPLRIAVREVPGGLFSRRLVREARAGDEIEVLPPGGLFSPETDIPGEHVLVAAGSGITPMLSIAGSVLAADRTSQVTLLYGNRRSDTVMFADELADLKDRYLGRFQLLHVLSRETRDAELLTGRLDPERVGALLNALVDVPEVDHWWLCGPFGMVTGAKELLAGLGVPAERVHQELFHADDEPVADRPEAAVDGASSEVTVVLDGRGSTLALPRDRSILDGAQRSRPDLPFACKGGVCGTCRALVTEGEVEMRRNFALEEKELAEGYVLTCQARPVTDRVTVDYDR; this is encoded by the coding sequence ATGACCGTCCGCCGACCGGTCTTCCACCCGCTGCGGATCGCCCTGGTGGAGCGGCTCTGCGAGGACGCCGTGGCGGTCACCTTCGACGTCCCGGAGGCGCTGGCCGAGGAGTTCGCGTTCCGCCCCGGCCAGACGCTGACGCTGCGCCTGGTGCTGAACGGTGTCGACGAGCGCCGCTCGTACTCGATCTGCGCCCCCGCCGGCGGCCCGCTGCGGATCGCCGTCCGCGAGGTGCCGGGCGGGCTGTTCTCCCGCCGGCTGGTCCGCGAGGCCCGGGCGGGCGACGAGATCGAGGTGCTGCCGCCGGGCGGGCTGTTCAGCCCGGAGACCGACATCCCCGGCGAGCACGTGCTGGTCGCGGCCGGCTCCGGCATCACCCCGATGCTGTCGATCGCCGGCTCGGTGCTGGCCGCCGACCGGACGTCCCAGGTGACCCTCCTCTACGGGAACCGGCGGAGCGACACGGTGATGTTCGCCGACGAGCTGGCCGACCTCAAGGACCGCTACCTCGGCCGCTTCCAGCTGCTGCACGTGCTCTCCCGGGAGACCCGCGACGCCGAGCTGCTCACCGGCCGGCTGGACCCCGAGCGGGTCGGCGCGCTGCTGAACGCCCTGGTCGACGTCCCCGAGGTGGACCACTGGTGGCTCTGCGGCCCGTTCGGCATGGTGACCGGGGCCAAGGAGCTGCTGGCCGGATTGGGCGTGCCGGCCGAGCGGGTGCACCAGGAGCTGTTCCACGCGGACGACGAGCCCGTCGCGGACCGGCCCGAGGCGGCGGTCGACGGCGCGTCGAGCGAGGTCACCGTGGTGCTCGACGGCCGCGGCAGCACCCTGGCGCTGCCGCGCGACCGCTCGATCCTGGACGGCGCCCAGCGCTCCCGGCCGGACCTGCCGTTCGCCTGCAAGGGCGGTGTCTGCGGCACCTGCCGCGCCCTGGTGACCGAGGGCGAGGTCGAGATGCGGCGCAACTTCGCGCTGGAGGAGAAGGAGCTGGCCGAGGGCTACGTGCTGACCTGCCAGGCCAGGCCGGTGACGGACCGGGTGACGGTCGACTACGACCGCTGA
- the paaD gene encoding 1,2-phenylacetyl-CoA epoxidase subunit PaaD, whose protein sequence is MVTTAAAAWDVAAAVPDPELPMLTLAELGVLAGVETDGGAVTAWLTPTYSGCPAIAEMAADVDSRLRAAGYPDVRVRLRLDPPWSTDRITEDGRRKLAEAGIAPPGPAGPPLLRLGPTRHRVVACPQCGGTDTEELSRFGSTACKALWRCRGCREPFERIKEI, encoded by the coding sequence ATGGTGACGACCGCGGCCGCCGCCTGGGACGTCGCCGCGGCCGTCCCCGATCCCGAGCTGCCGATGCTGACGCTGGCCGAGCTGGGCGTGCTGGCCGGGGTGGAGACCGACGGCGGGGCCGTCACGGCCTGGCTGACCCCGACCTACTCGGGCTGCCCGGCGATCGCCGAGATGGCCGCCGACGTGGACTCCCGGCTGCGGGCGGCCGGCTACCCGGACGTCCGGGTCCGGCTGCGGCTGGACCCGCCGTGGTCCACCGACCGGATCACCGAGGACGGCCGCCGCAAGCTCGCCGAGGCCGGGATCGCCCCGCCGGGGCCGGCCGGCCCGCCGCTGCTGCGGCTCGGACCGACCCGGCACCGGGTGGTCGCCTGCCCGCAGTGCGGCGGCACCGACACCGAGGAGCTGTCCCGCTTCGGATCCACGGCCTGCAAGGCGCTCTGGCGCTGCCGTGGCTGCCGTGAGCCCTTCGAACGCATCAAGGAGATCTGA
- the paaC gene encoding 1,2-phenylacetyl-CoA epoxidase subunit PaaC — protein sequence MTDQHAMPGHHGAGDDHVYLALSEAGPEPDGEARWAYGTGFSDPLLGVDTTVPAGLDGADLAAYCLMLGDDALVLAQRLTEWCTRAPELEEEVALANLGLDLLGQARLLLTRAGQADGTGRGEDELAYWREEHEFRNVRLVEAPNGDFAHSVARLLLFATARGALYQLLAGHPDPVLAAVAARGVLELAYHQEYATAWTLRLGDGTSYSAARMQAGLDAVWPLLDELFTPHAVELRIGADPAALREPVLRTLAAVLAEAGLTVPGARPLAFVGGRAGRDGVHTEALGPLLAEFQVVARANPGATW from the coding sequence ATGACCGACCAGCACGCGATGCCCGGCCACCACGGGGCCGGCGACGACCACGTCTACCTGGCCCTCAGCGAGGCCGGTCCGGAGCCCGACGGCGAGGCCCGCTGGGCGTACGGAACCGGCTTCTCGGACCCGCTGCTGGGCGTGGACACCACCGTGCCGGCGGGCCTGGACGGCGCCGACCTCGCCGCGTACTGCCTGATGCTCGGTGACGACGCGCTGGTGCTGGCCCAGCGGCTGACCGAGTGGTGCACCCGGGCGCCGGAGCTGGAGGAGGAGGTGGCGCTGGCCAACCTCGGCCTCGACCTGCTCGGCCAGGCCCGGCTGCTGCTCACCCGGGCCGGCCAGGCCGACGGCACCGGCCGCGGCGAGGACGAGCTGGCGTACTGGCGGGAGGAGCACGAGTTCCGCAACGTCCGCCTGGTCGAGGCCCCGAACGGCGACTTCGCCCACTCGGTCGCCCGGCTGCTGCTCTTCGCCACCGCCCGCGGCGCGCTGTACCAGCTGCTGGCCGGCCACCCGGACCCGGTGCTCGCCGCGGTGGCGGCCCGCGGGGTGCTGGAGCTGGCCTACCACCAGGAGTACGCCACCGCCTGGACGCTGCGGCTCGGCGACGGCACCTCGTACTCGGCGGCCCGGATGCAGGCCGGCCTGGACGCGGTCTGGCCGCTGCTGGACGAGCTCTTCACCCCGCACGCGGTGGAGCTGCGGATCGGTGCCGACCCGGCCGCGCTGCGGGAGCCGGTGTTGCGTACGCTCGCCGCGGTGCTCGCCGAGGCCGGCCTCACCGTGCCCGGGGCCCGGCCGCTGGCCTTCGTCGGCGGGCGGGCCGGGCGGGACGGTGTGCACACCGAGGCCCTCGGGCCGTTGCTCGCCGAGTTCCAGGTGGTGGCCAGGGCGAATCCGGGTGCGACATGGTGA
- the paaB gene encoding 1,2-phenylacetyl-CoA epoxidase subunit PaaB — protein MNGIRAGWPLYEVFVRPRRGLNHVHVGSLHASDDRMALLSARDLYTRRNEGVSLWVVRSDAITASAPDEQDPFFVPGGDKVYRHPTFYDIPEDVPHI, from the coding sequence ATGAACGGGATCCGGGCCGGCTGGCCGCTGTACGAGGTGTTCGTCCGGCCCAGGCGGGGCCTGAACCACGTCCACGTCGGCTCGCTGCACGCGTCCGACGACCGGATGGCCCTGCTGTCCGCCCGCGACCTGTACACCCGCCGCAACGAGGGCGTCAGCCTCTGGGTGGTCCGCTCGGACGCGATCACCGCCTCCGCCCCGGACGAGCAGGACCCGTTCTTCGTCCCCGGCGGCGACAAGGTCTACCGCCACCCGACCTTCTACGACATCCCCGAGGACGTCCCGCACATCTGA
- the paaA gene encoding 1,2-phenylacetyl-CoA epoxidase subunit PaaA — translation MGAVVTAEVAEPVQVERFEAVIAAEQRIEPRDWMPDAYRATLVRQIAQHAHSEIIGMQPEGNWLTRAPSLRRKAILLAKAQDEAGHGLYLYAAAETLGVDRAELTEKLISGRQKYSSIFNYPTLTFADVGVIGWLVDGAAICNQVPLCRCSYGPYARAMVRICKEESFHQRQGYELLMTMMRGTEGQRRMVQDAVDRWWWPSLMMFGPPDGDSPNTGRSMAWRIKRHTNDELRQRFVDMSVPQAEHLGVTFPDPALSWNEERGSWDFGEPDWSELKRVIQGDGPCNTQRVDRRRQAHEDGAWVREAALAYAAKRRAEAAPETGPAGAEQHPAARSADEHGEAPTSTEEQR, via the coding sequence ATGGGAGCCGTGGTGACAGCAGAAGTGGCCGAGCCGGTGCAGGTGGAGCGGTTCGAGGCGGTGATCGCCGCCGAGCAGCGGATCGAGCCCCGCGACTGGATGCCCGACGCCTACCGCGCGACCCTGGTCCGCCAGATCGCCCAGCACGCGCACTCGGAGATCATCGGCATGCAGCCGGAGGGCAACTGGCTCACCCGGGCGCCCTCGCTGCGCCGCAAGGCGATCCTGCTGGCCAAGGCCCAGGACGAGGCGGGCCACGGGCTCTATCTCTACGCCGCCGCCGAGACGCTGGGTGTGGACCGGGCCGAACTGACCGAGAAGCTGATCTCGGGCCGGCAGAAGTACTCCTCGATCTTCAACTACCCCACGCTGACCTTCGCCGACGTCGGGGTGATCGGCTGGCTGGTGGACGGCGCCGCGATCTGCAACCAGGTGCCGCTCTGCCGGTGCTCGTACGGGCCGTACGCCCGGGCGATGGTGCGGATCTGCAAGGAGGAGTCCTTCCACCAGCGGCAGGGCTACGAGCTGCTGATGACGATGATGCGCGGCACCGAGGGTCAGCGCCGGATGGTGCAGGACGCGGTGGACCGCTGGTGGTGGCCGTCCCTGATGATGTTCGGCCCGCCGGACGGGGACTCGCCGAACACCGGCCGTTCGATGGCCTGGCGGATCAAGCGGCACACCAACGACGAGCTGCGCCAGCGCTTTGTCGACATGTCCGTACCGCAGGCCGAGCACCTCGGCGTCACCTTCCCCGACCCGGCGCTGAGCTGGAACGAGGAGCGCGGCAGCTGGGACTTCGGCGAGCCCGACTGGTCCGAGCTCAAGCGGGTGATCCAGGGCGACGGCCCCTGCAACACCCAGCGCGTGGACCGGCGGCGCCAGGCCCACGAGGACGGCGCCTGGGTCCGCGAGGCGGCCCTCGCCTACGCGGCGAAGCGCCGGGCCGAGGCCGCCCCGGAGACCGGGCCGGCCGGCGCGGAGCAGCACCCGGCGGCGCGGTCCGCCGACGAGCACGGAGAAGCACCGACCAGCACGGAGGAGCAGCGATGA